The DNA window TCGTGCTGGGCGAGGTGGGTGCCCCCACCCTCCCCGTGCCCGCCAGCGGCCCCTGCCCCGGGCCCTCGCCCCCCACCGAGCCCTGCCTCTCCCCGCAGAAGGAGGAGCGCGTGCAGGGCCACGTGGCCATCGTCACAGCGCGCAGCCGCTGGCTCCGCAGGAAGATCGCGCAGGCGCGGGTGAGGCCGCGCGCGCGCCCCGCGGCACCCCTGCCCCGGCCCGCCCGCCGCTTCCGTGGCGCCCTGAGCCCTCTTCCTCTGCCTACAGAAACTGGAGGAGGAGGCGGCCCCGGCGCCCAGGGAGGGCCCCGCGGCTGCTGCAGGAGCGGCCCGGCCGGCCCTGCTGCGTGTGGCCATCCGCGAAGCGGAGGCGCGGCCATTCGAGGTTCTCATGCAGTTCCTCTACACCGACAAGATCCAGTACCCGCGGAAAGGTCAGCGCGCTGCGGCGGGGCGGGCCCCGGTGGGTGGACCCCAGGTGGGCAGGCGGGGCGGCCTGCGGCTCCCAGGCCCAGTTCTCCCGCGCGGCCCAAGGCTCACGGGGGCTCTGGGGGCGCAGGTCACGTGGAGGACGTGCTGCTCATCATGGACGTGTACAAGCTCGCGCTGGGCTTCCAGCTCTGCCGCCTGGAGCAGCTGTGTCGCCAATACATCGAGGCCTCGGTGGACCTGCAGAACGTGCTGGTCGTGTGCGAGAGCGCCGCCCGGCTGCAGCTGGGCCAGCTCAAGGTACCGGCAGGGTCCCCCGgcggcccccacccccgcccctcccgcTGCGGCCCCGGCCCGGGGGTCCTGACCCGGGGCCCACCGCCTGTGTGTGCAGGAGCACTGCCTGAACTTTGTGGTGAAGGAGTCGCACTTCAACCAGGTGATCATGATGAAGGAATTCGAGcgcctctcctcccctctgatCGTGGAGATTGTGCGGCGGAAGCAGCAGCCGCCGCCCCGCGCCCCCTCCGACCAGCCGGTGGACATCGGTAGGGAGCCCGCCTCTTCTGAGGGCAGAGGGCACCTTGGGCACAGGGTCCAACCGCGGGCGACTCATGCTCGGGCAAGGCGGAGCCCCGTCAAGTGGGCTGGGCGCCAGGGCTGCACCTCCGGGGGTGTTCTGGGGGCACATGGCCCTTGCTGGCAGCTGCTGCCCTGACTGGGGCGCCAGGCCTGGGGTCTGTCTTTAGTGGGCCAGCTTTTCTTCCAGGTGCGCCCAGGTCTGGGGCCTGATGAGGGGTGGGCGCGGCCCTCAGATGCTCGGTGCCTCCCTGTCCTGTCCCCACCGAGCCGGGAAGGGACCTTAGGCTCCTTCACCCTCTGGCCCCGGCTCCAGGTGACACAGCACAGGGGCGGGGCGGGCTCCGGGGGCCAAGTCAGAGAGGAGGCCGGGCTGCGGGTGGGGGCCGGAGCCCCAAGGGCCAAAGCGGGGGGAGGGGCTTGTTGGGGGGGCGCGGCCACGTGCCAGATGCGCAGGGGGCGGGTATCAAGCCCTAAGTCAGGAGCAGCCCTCTAGCAGTCTCCCTCCACGCCCCCAGGCACGTCTCTGATCCAGGACATGAAGGCATACTTGGAGGGCGCGGGCGCGGAGTTCTGCGACATCACTCTCCTGCTGGACGGGCACCCGCGGCCAGCCCACAAGGCCATCCTGGCCGCCCGCTCCAGGTGGGTGGGGTGTGGCGCGTGGGCTCGGGGTTGGGCGCCGACAGCCTTGCTGAGGCTGCCTGCCGCCCGCAGCTACTTCGAGGCCATGTTCCGGTCCTTCATGCCCGAGGACGGCCAGGTGAACATCTCCATCGGGGAGATGGTGCCCAGCAGGCAGGCCTTCGAGTCTATGCTGCGCTACATCTACTACGGCGAGGTCAACATGCCGCCCGAGGACTCTCTGCATCCTAGCCTCAGGGCTTCCGGCCACGCCTGGCAGCCTTGGACCCCGCCGGCCAGGGGCTGGGCAGTTTCCCAAGCATTCCTGGTGGCCCCGTCTCCCCTGAGCTCTCGGTCGGTCCAGCTCAGAGGGGTCTGCAGCCAGGAGGGATGGGGGGCTCCGAGGACGCGTGGCTCCCAGCCACGTCTGCTCCGTGCTGGTCGGTGCAGCGGAGGGCGAGGATGGGTCTGCAGGTGCGTGGGGGACTTTCCTTGGGAGAGGAGCCTAGGGTGTTCTTTGGATCCTGAATTGGGCCCTGGACCCCCAAGTGGTTCAGAGCCCAGGCAGAGGGCAGGTCTGCCCTGCCTGGATGGGAGCCCCGCGTCCTGGTGGTGGGCGGGCCCCTCCTGTCCTGAGGCGGGGCAGCCCGGGCTCAGGGTGGAGGGGAGGCAGGCTCCCTTGGCCGGCGGCTCCTTAACCAGCCCCCAGCTACCTGTTCTCGGCGCCCTACTACTACGGCTTCTACAACAACCGGCTGCAGGCCTACTGCAAGCAGAACCTGGAGATGAACGTGACGGTGCAGAACGTGCTACAGGTGGCGGCCCTGGGTCTGGgcgggggcgggcgggcgggcgggccggCCGGGGCAGTGCCTCAGGGAGCCCGCTGTTGCAGATCCTGGAGGCGGCGGACAAGACGCAGGCCCTGGACATGAAGCGGCACTGCCTGCGCATCATCGTGCACCAGTTCACCAAGGTCGGGCGCCGCCCTGCCGCAGGCCGCGCCGCCCATCGGTAGCCAGGCCCGGGTGGGGTGCGGGGGGCTGGAGGCTGGCCCCCTGCAGCAGTGGGCTCTGGGGATAACCAGACGGAGAGGTCCACCCGCTGGCCGTTCCTCGCCCCCCCAGAAGACCGCGGTCGCCTGGCCCGGGGCAGAAGGGAGAACCTGGTTCCATCCTCTGGCCTCTGGTTGCCTCCGCAGGTTTCCAAGCTGCCCACGCTGCGCTCGCTGAgccagcagctgctgctggacaTCATCGACTCGCTGGCCTCCCACATCTCAGACAAGCAGTGTGCAGAGCTGGGGGCCGACATATGAGGGCCCAAGGGATGCTGCCCTGCCCGCTGCAGACTGTGCCGGTCACACTTGGGCCTGCAGCTGAGGGGTGCAGTGTCCAGAGCCTCCCGAAGGAAGCTGAGCGGACACGGGGGTGTCCCAAAGCCCCCATCTCATTGCTGAGGACACACGTCCCCCAGGAAACGGACAGTGAAGCAGGTCTCTGGCTTGCAGCCTCTCCCAGGGTGGGATGCCAGGCCTCAATGGTGAGGACTCCACAGGAGGAAGGGCCTGGCCAGGGCCCAGAGGGGCAAGGAGCCCGTCAGGAAACTGGCTTTGGGTCCCCTACCGTCGTGCAGGGAACCAGCATGGCTTGTGCCTCCTGGCAAGCCATGGGTCATGTTGCCAAGATGCCTTGATGTGGGCCGCACAGCAACCCCCAACCCTCATCAAGGTCAGTGTAAGTAAGGGTCCTGTCCTGCCACCCAGGGCTTGGGCAGGTGGAGTCCAACTCCGGATGAATTGTGAGGTGTGAAGAGCTCTGAGCTCAGCTCCCAGCCGGAGGGGTCAGCATCTCCGGACAGCCAGGCACCCCCCGGCGCAGGTGCACATCGGGGCCCTGGGTGTCCCAGAAGAAGTCAGAGACGTTCCAGGTCCCCGCTTGTTCCCACTATTTATTGTCAATAGGCTTGCCTCCATTAAAGCCACCGCAGCGCTATCTGCACCCACAGCCCCTCGCGCAGGCCTCCCGAGGCCGGGCCAGGCGGCCCGAGGCTCAGGACACGCCAGCCTCGAATGGCTCTGTTCACTCACCACCCCACGGAGGGCTGCGGGGAGGAACGAAGGACGGCCTCGGGCCTCTCCTGGTCCCTTGCTGGCTGCCTGACTCCTGGGCTGCCTGGAGGCTCCTGCCTGGGAAGGGCTGGGCCGCCCCATCCTCTGTCCTGCGGCCATCCCAGTGGGTAAGGCACCATTCTGCCTCCCTTGTGGGAACAACAGCTCTTGTGCCCAGGCTGCCAGGAAGccacttggggggggggggtatcTTCTGAGCCTTAAAGCTCGTTTCCTGCCTCGGGTTGTGCCCCCAGGATAAACACGGGGCCTGCCACACCTCCGGCCTGACTGACAAGCCCCGGGTGTGGTGGGGGGTGGACGGCCTTAGTCTAGGGGTGCTCACCTGGAGACAGCAAGTTTGGCAATGGCCCGAGGTGGACCTCGGCCGGCCTGGGGGCTTGGGAATCACCGTGACTGCAGGGCCGAGCCCTCTGGGGGCTACAGCCAGTTAGGGGAGATGGACATGGTACCCAGGGGGTGGGGCCCCAGCCCTCAGCTGAGCCAGAGAGCAGGGCTTTCTGGGATCCCCTTTATTGTGGCGGACACAGCTAGGGGCAGCTCCCTCTCCAGGTGGATCCGCAGGCCGAGCGCTGCTGGACGGCCCCTCAGGCCATGCTGCTGCTCAGCTGCATGGCGAAGTCCTGCACATGCTCCTTCAGGGTCTGCCGGGCATCGGCCTGGGCCCGCTTCTCCCGCGCCCGCTCCTGCTGCAGCTTGGTCAGCCGCAGCCGCAGCCGCTGCTCCCGCCGCTTGCAGGCCTGCAGCTGGCGCTGGGCCTTGTCGAGGGCGTCGAGGGCGGCCTCGGCCCGCCGCTTCCAGAGCAGGGCACTGCCCACCTGGTAGCTGTGCTCGTTCTGGATGTAGGCGCCGGCGGGCGGCGGGAGGCGCAGCATGTAGGCCGAGGGCGAGACAGGCCGCGGCTCCAGGGGGGACGGCTGGCGCTCCGGGGAGGGCTGGGCACTGCAGCCCGCTTCATCTGCCTGGGCTCCCAGGGGCCCCAGGAGGTCGGAGAAGGGGCTGCTGAGGCCAGGCTCCAGCCTCCCGGCTGGGGAGGCAGACAAGGCAGCAGGTGCCGAGGCCTCTTCCACAGGAAAGCAGGCGAGGtcggcaggtggaggcggggaaaACGGAGTGGTGGGCCCTCGGCCCTCAGAACAGCTAGgaagagacagacagactgacaTGCTGGGCCAGGCGCAGGGTGCCCTGAACCCACTCCACAGGCTCCCAGCCCCGCCCAGGAAGGCTGCTGGCCAGCACCCTGAAGGCCGGGCCCTCGGGAGCTATACACAGTGGGACACCACGTACCGCTTCCTGCAGCGCCGGAGCCGGCTGACGTCTGGGGGGCCGGGCGGGTAACCGTGCCCCTTGGTCTTGGTCCGGCGCAACTTCGAGAAAGACTCAAATATGGTGGGAACCGCTCCCTCCTTCAGCCTGTGATACCCACTGCAGGGAAAGTGGTCTGGATGAGACGGAGCACAGCCCTGCCACACTGCAGGTCGCAGAGCAGGCTGCCACCCTGGCTCCGTGGGAAATGGGAGGCATCGTGCCGACAATGAGTTCAGGGAATTTCCCAAGTTAAGGGCCCCACCAGCACCGGAGAAGCAGGCAGAAGGACGGATTTCTTCTGCGCCTTTGCTGGGAGGGCTGGGGTTGCAGGGAGCGCGCTCCGGCCGTGGCCAGTGCGGCAGGAGTGGGGCTACGGTCTCGCTGCTCAGGTCCGTCTGGAGCGGAAGGTGAGGTTACGAGGTGGGAAGCACCAGAGCGGCTACTCCGGGGCCCTCCCCACCGGCCACCCACCCCGTGTCCACGCCCTCCCGACCGCCGGCTGTCATGGGGCTCACCTTATTCCCACCAGCTCAAAGCAGTTCTCCTCGAAGTGCttggagcagaagtagatgtactCGGACGCCGGGTCCCACAGGCCCTGCCCGCTGGGGTCCAGGCGCTGGCAGTTGGCCAGCCACAAACCCCGCCTCGGGTTGTCCTTCTTGGGAAGCCTGCGGAGCCGCAGGCCCGTGAGCGCGATAGGAAGGCGCGGCCCGGCTCATACCGCCCCTGGACCTCCGGCGAACCCTTCCCGCGCGCAGACCAGGGAGCTGAGGCCCCCGGAGAGGTAGAGGTCCGCAGGGCACCATCGCGCAGCGCAAACGCCGCCTACGGCTGAGGCCGCGGGCCGCCCCCGCCCGCTCCGGGCCCCCCCGAGCCCCGCCCCCGGCGCGAAAGCGCGTGCGCGGCGGCGGGACGGGCGCATGCGCAAGGGGCTGTCCGCGCGCCGGCGCGCTGACCTGTGGAAAGAGATGCCGCGGTTGCGCGTCTCGCGCGTGTCCCGTGTGCAGCAGCCGGCGGCGGAGCAGTGACGCGGCATCTGGGGCAGAGGCGGGAGCTCGGTCTCGGCGGCGGCCGGGGCCCAGGCCGCCACCCCGCTCCGGCGGCCCCGGCCTGGCGAGTCTCCCCCGCCCGACCTCGCCGAGTCCAGCCCCAGCCCGCTGTCCCGACTCCTGTCTGCGGCACTCACGGTCTCGCCATTGCGGCGCCGCCGAGGTCTCGCGAGGTTTGGCTAGCCGCGGAAGTCGGTACCATAGAGACGCGGAAGAGCTCGGCGCTCGCCGAGGGGCGGGTCCCGGAAGCGGCGGGAAGGGGCCGCGGCCTCGACC is part of the Bubalus kerabau isolate K-KA32 ecotype Philippines breed swamp buffalo chromosome 16, PCC_UOA_SB_1v2, whole genome shotgun sequence genome and encodes:
- the THAP7 gene encoding THAP domain-containing protein 7, yielding MPRHCSAAGCCTRDTRETRNRGISFHRLPKKDNPRRGLWLANCQRLDPSGQGLWDPASEYIYFCSKHFEENCFELVGISGYHRLKEGAVPTIFESFSKLRRTKTKGHGYPPGPPDVSRLRRCRKRCSEGRGPTTPFSPPPPADLACFPVEEASAPAALSASPAGRLEPGLSSPFSDLLGPLGAQADEAGCSAQPSPERQPSPLEPRPVSPSAYMLRLPPPAGAYIQNEHSYQVGSALLWKRRAEAALDALDKAQRQLQACKRREQRLRLRLTKLQQERAREKRAQADARQTLKEHVQDFAMQLSSSMA